The Phalacrocorax carbo chromosome 11, bPhaCar2.1, whole genome shotgun sequence genome includes a region encoding these proteins:
- the FMR1NB gene encoding FMR1 neighbor protein, translated as MLLTGTHLAWSCVVLVLLCSFNSSSAPPPWHILQKREVAPRKLNTKLKDAYDHVLGFFKPVTCLHKDEQTLIPCHVGEGLNTSECLENKCCPSESSHELKCYMPFKDNIQLTFRLLVLVAGGFLILGCLPFCCSACLQRSDCVNPLRRANKEVEQIVQNKRAHSDDVYGRLLD; from the exons ATGCTGCTAACTGGCACCCATCTAGCGTGGAGCTGTGTGGTACTGGTACTGCTCTGTAGCTTCAATTCCA GTTCTGCACCACCACCTTGgcatattttacaaaaaagggAAGTGGCACCCAGGAAACTTAACACGAAACTGAAAGATGCATATGACCATGTCTTGGGCTTCTTCAAGCCAGtga catgtcTTCACAAAGACGAACAAACCTTAATTCCTTGTCATGTAGGAGAGGGCCTTAACACAAGTGAATgcttggaaaataaatgttgccCTTCTGAATCCAGCCATGAACTGAAATGTTACATGCCATTTAAAGACA ATATACAACTGACATTTCGACTGCTTGTGCTTGTGGCAGGAGGATTTTTGATTTTGGGGTGTCTGCCGTTCTGTTGCTCTGCCTGTTTGCAGAGAAG TGACTGTGTCAATCCTTTACGAAGGGCAAACAAAGAAGTAGAGCAAATTGTGCAGAACAAAAGAGCACATAGTGACGACGTTTATGGCCGTTTACTGGATTGA